A genome region from Arachis duranensis cultivar V14167 chromosome 8, aradu.V14167.gnm2.J7QH, whole genome shotgun sequence includes the following:
- the LOC107460679 gene encoding uncharacterized protein LOC107460679: MLKPQPIEMTVECTLEELCHGCIKKFKIKRDVITPNGEMSQEEEIITLNVEPGWRTGTKITFESSGNVRAGLYREDVIFSIWEKKHQLFRREGDDLELVLEIPLVKALSGGIIPIPLLGGEEMNVSFEEDIIFPGFEKVISGQGMPIFNDPDKRGDLRIKFLVEFPTYLTDQQRAEVVSILQE; encoded by the exons ATGCTAAAACCGCAACCCATCGAGATGACGGTTGAGTGCACCCTTGAGGAGTTGTGCCATGGATGCATTAAGAAGTTCAAGATCAAAAGAGATGTCATCACTCCTAATGG GGAAATGTCTCAAGAAGAAGAGATCATAACGTTAAATGTGGAGCCAGGATGGAGAACTGGTACAAAAATTACATTTGAAAGTTCCGGAAATGTTAGAGCTGGTTTATACCGAGAAGACGTAATATTTTCTATATGGGAGAAAAAGCACCAATTATTCCGAAGAGAAGGTGATGATTTGGAATTGGTGCTTGAAATTCCCTTGGTAAAAGCACTCAGTGGAGGCATAATACCGATCCCATTATTGGGGGGAGAAGAGATGAACGTGAGTTTTGAAGAAGATATCATATTCCCTGGTTTTGAGAAAGTAATCTCTGGCCAGGGCATGCCAATTTTCAATGATCCAGACAAGAGAGGAGACTTGAGAATTAAGTTTCTTGTTGAGTTTCCAACATATCTCACTGATCAACAACGGGCTGAGGTTGTTAGCATATTACAAGAGTAG
- the LOC107460705 gene encoding aldehyde dehydrogenase family 3 member H1: MESLQKKVVFDGEAASMVMKELRGSFRSGKTRSYEWRVSQVKALLKMVTDNEKQIIDALLSDLAKPPLETVVYEIGMFKNSCEVILKELKQWMKPEKVKTSISTFPSSAEIVPEPLGVVLVISAWNYPILLSLDPVVGAIAAGNAVVLKPSEIAPATSSLMAKLLAEYMDNSCVRVVEGAVDETSALLDQKWDKIFYTGNGRVGRIVMTAAAKHLTPVVLELGGKCPAVVDSDVNLQVAARRLISGKWGLNNGQACVSPDYVITTKDFAPKLVESLKTELENFFGKNPLESKDISRIVNHNHFARVAKLLDDEKVSDKIIHGGEKDESKLRISPTLLLDVPHDSLIMGEEIFGPLLPIITVNKLEESFDLINSRTKPLAAYIFTNNKKLKEQFVKNVSAGGMLVNDIALHLIVPTLPFGGVGDSGTGSYHGRFSFEAFTHKKAVLYRGFGGDASLRYPPYTETKQRVMKALVSGGILSIIGALLGWSSKA; this comes from the exons ATGGAGTCGTTGCAGAAGAAGGTTGTGTTTGACGGAGAAGCGGCGTCGATGGTGATGAAGGAGCTGAGAGGGAGCTTCCGTTCTGGAAAGACTAGAAGCTACGAGTGGAGAGTGTCGCAGGTGAAGGCACTGCTGAAGATGGTGACTGACAACGAGAAACAGATCATCGATGCTCTTCTCTCCGACCTCGCCAAGCCACCGCTCGAAACCGTCGTCTACGAG ATTGGAATGTTTAAAAACTCATGTGAAGTCATATTGAAGGAATTGAAACAATGGATGAAGCCAGAGAAG GTCAAAACTTCAATATCAACATTTCCTTCTTCAGCTGAAATAGTACCTGAACCACTTGGGGTTGTGCTGGTCATTTCTGCATGGAACTATCCAATTT TGCTGTCTCTTGATCCAGTGGTTGGAGCCATTGCAGCTGGTAATGCTGTGGTTCTAAAACCATCAGAGATTGCTCCAGCAActtcatcattgatggctaaaCTGTTAGCAGAGTACATGGATAACTCATGTGTTAGAGTTGTTGAAGGAGCAGTTGATGAAACAAGTGCACTCTTGGATCAAAAGTGGGACAAGATTTTCTACACAG GTAATGGAAGAGTGGGACGCATAGTCATGACTGCTGCTGCAAAACACCTTACACCTGTTGTTCTGGAGCTTGGAGGAAAATGTCCAGCAGTTGTTGATTCAGATGTCAATTTACAG GTAGCAGCTAGACGCTTAATTTCTGGCAAGTGGGGACTCAACAATGGACAAGCTTGTGTTTCTCCTGATTATGTTATTACAACAAAAGACTTTGCTCCCAAGTTG GTGGAATCTCTGAAGACTGAGTTGGAGAACTTCTTTGGGAAGAATCCGTTGGAATCAAAAGATATATCCAGAATTGTGAATCACAACCACTTTGCTCGCGTAGCGAAGCTCTTGGACGATGAGAAGGTTTCCGACAAGATTATTCATGGAGGTGAAAAGGATGAAAGCAAATT GCGGATTTCTCCCACTTTACTATTGGATGTTCCACATGATTCTCTGATCATGGGTGAGGAGATATTTGGTCCATTGCTTCCCATCATCACG GTGAATAAATTGGAAGAAAGTTTTGATCTGATCAATTCAAGAACAAAGCCTCTGGCTGCATATATATTTACAAACAACAAGAAGCTGAAGGAGCAGTTTGTGAAGAATGTTTCTGCAGGGGGCATGCTTGTCAATGACATTGCCTTACAT CTTATTGTTCCCACGTTGCCATTTGGGGGAGTAGGAGACAGTGGAACAGGTTCATACCATGGAAGGTTCTCCTTTGAAGCGTTTACTCACAAGAAAGCAGTTCTTTATCGTGGTTTTGGTGGAGACGCATCACTAAGGTATCCACCATACACAGAAACAAAACAGAGGGTGATGAAGGCACTCGTTAGTGGTGGTATTCTTAGCATCATTGGTGCTCTTTTGGGATGGTCCTCCAAggcttaa